In Gossypium arboreum isolate Shixiya-1 chromosome 6, ASM2569848v2, whole genome shotgun sequence, the following are encoded in one genomic region:
- the LOC108485884 gene encoding ethylene-responsive transcription factor ERF014, translating into MVKTEHKIQPPQSKQMAPSSSSPPSSLCKKKYKGVRMRSWGSWVSEIRAPNQKTRIWLGSYSTPEAAARAYDAALLCLKGSSANLNFPLTSSHYIPDTIMSPKSIQRVAAAAANSFVDDNPAAAATPLISPPLAPSTSSNTSSQSNQVDDDVFFIQALVDEPVSMMEPWYSFDSLQMQSPKFGDQVFNVTPFDPPSMTTIDDLYEEAGDIRLWSFC; encoded by the coding sequence ATGGTGAAGACTGAGCACAAGATCCAACCACCTCAGTCAAAGCAAATGgcaccatcatcatcatcaccaccATCATCATTATGCAAAAAGAAGTACAAGGGTGTAAGAATGAGGAGCTGGGGTTCATGGGTGTCAGAGATTAGGGCCCCAAATCAGAAAACAAGGATTTGGTTAGGGTCGTATTCAACACCAGAAGCAGCTGCTAGAGCCTATGATGCTGCACTTTTATGCCTCAAAGGTTCCTCAGCAAATCTCAACTTCCCACTTACATCCTCCCATTACATTCCCGATACCATAATGTCTCCCAAGTCAATCCAAAGGGTCGCTGCAGCTGCTGCGAATAGCTTTGTTGATGACAATCCCGCCGCCGCTGCCACCCCGCTAATATCTCCACCACTTGCGCCCTCCACATCCTCCAACACTTCCTCACAATCTAATCAAGTCGATGATGATGTGTTCTTTATACAAGCTCTTGTGGACGAGCCTGTTTCTATGATGGAACCATGGTACTCTTTTGACAGCCTGCAAATGCAATCTCCCAAGTTCGGTGATCAGGTTTTTAATGTAACCCCATTTGATCCACCGTCCATGACAACGATCGATGATCTTTATGAGGAAGCTGGCGATATTCGTCTATGGAGTttttgctaa